Proteins encoded in a region of the Uloborus diversus isolate 005 chromosome 1, Udiv.v.3.1, whole genome shotgun sequence genome:
- the LOC129234431 gene encoding uncharacterized protein LOC129234431 produces MATVLPSTVQELNSMQSTVLFSSPNMYVKDSNKGFENIATEKRIKREVSLPTGVENWNIGNYESYLNFEDNLIPSPFEAVQSEDRLVPEEGYQRGRCESFSSASSAVEDNKPLVYHNLGVKSFKTVAMDSGSTCFSSDHSYLSSSASNMKFLDVEETYENLDVFFQQVPELNVTDSMSSSLSSSVPSPAEVPKFEFADVQDSFGLQASSSQSSLDNLLKRTADIISSEDELNPAKRQRDAPIETYYFEHRRKNNIASKNCRKTRKEKQKEMESRISDLEKEREGLKVEVRILEEMIQAHKQKIFEILRPR; encoded by the exons ATGGCGACAGTGCTGCCATCTACTGTTCAGGAACTTAATTCCATGCAAAGCACCGTTCTATTTTCATCACCCAACATGTACGTGAAAGATTCTAACAAAg gATTTGAAAATATCGCAACAGAGAAACGCATCAAACGAGAGGTCAGCCTGCCCACTGGTGTCGAGAACTGGAACATCGGCAACTATGAGTCGTACTTGAACTTCGAGGACAACCTGATCCCCAGTCCTTTCGAGGCCGTCCAGTCCGAGGACAGACTAGTTCCGGAGGAAGGCTACCAGAGGGGGAGGTGCGAATCATTCTCTTCCGCTTCTTCGGCTGTCGAGGACAACAAGCCTCTGGTTTATCACAATTTGGGAGTCAAGTCATTCAAGACAGTTGCCATGGATTCCGGATCAACTTGCTTTTCTTCAGATCATTCTTACCTCAGTTCAAGTGCATCCAACATGAAGTTTTTGGATGTTGAGGAGACATATGAAAACCTGGATGTCTTTTTTCAACag gtgcCAGAACTAAATGTCACGGATAGTATGTCTTCATCATTATCGTCATCTGTTCCATCACCGGCTGAAGTaccaaaatttgaatttgctgATGTACAGGATAGTTTTGGATTACAAGCTAGCTCGAGCCAAAGCAGCTTGGACAACTTATTAAAACGTACGGCCGACATCATTTCCAGCGAGGACGAACTCAACCCTGCCAAGCGTCAGCGAGATGCACCCATTGAGACTTACTACTTTGAGCATCGAAGAAAAAACAATATCGCTTCCAAAAATTGTCGTAAGACTAGAAAAGAGAAACAGAAAGAGATGGAGTCAAGGATTTCAGATTTGGAGAAAGAGAGGGAGGGTTTGAAAGTGGAAGTGCGCATCTTAGAAGAAATGATACAAGCCCataaacagaaaatttttgaaatcttacgaCCACGGTAG